A stretch of the Filimonas lacunae genome encodes the following:
- a CDS encoding rhamnogalacturonidase, translating to MIRKKKWLSVLFALTTTLHLNAWSQELFPDGTPIPEWFRDNTPTNISKLGKRYSITDYSVVKDSTVIQTQKIQAVIDKAFANGGGVVVVPKGTFLTGALFFKQGTHLHLEEGAKLKGSDDISNFPIRLTRMEGQTLKYFTALINADSLNGFTISGKGTLDGNGLRYWKSFWLRREFNPKTTNMDEMRPRLLYVSNSKNVQISGVKLINSPFWTSHYYKCENVKLLDLHIFSPKAPVKAPSTDAVDIDGCKNFLIKNCYMSVNDDAVALKGGKGPTADKEPNNGSNENIIIEDCTYGFCHGALTFGSESIHDRNIILRRIKINNAERLLWLKMRPDTPQDYEYVVVENIEGSNIENFIFVRPWTQFFDLKGEKATRQSYCKNITMRNINLECNNFFNVGIAETHSNTNAFEYQLSDFTFENLTVKAKNFLNIDTSIIKNFQLKNVIINGEKRF from the coding sequence ATGATCCGAAAGAAAAAATGGTTATCCGTATTGTTTGCCTTAACAACCACATTACACCTGAACGCATGGAGCCAGGAACTGTTTCCTGATGGCACACCCATACCGGAATGGTTTAGAGATAACACACCCACCAACATCAGTAAACTGGGTAAGCGATACTCCATCACTGACTATAGTGTAGTAAAAGACAGCACCGTTATTCAAACACAAAAAATACAGGCCGTTATTGACAAAGCTTTTGCCAACGGCGGCGGTGTAGTGGTGGTTCCTAAAGGAACTTTCCTCACCGGTGCGCTCTTTTTTAAGCAAGGCACACACCTGCACCTGGAAGAAGGTGCGAAGTTGAAAGGCAGCGATGATATCAGCAATTTCCCCATTCGCCTTACACGCATGGAGGGACAAACGCTGAAATACTTTACTGCGCTGATAAATGCAGATAGCCTGAATGGATTCACCATTTCCGGCAAAGGCACGCTGGATGGTAATGGGCTGCGTTACTGGAAATCATTCTGGCTGCGCAGGGAGTTTAACCCCAAAACCACCAATATGGATGAAATGCGCCCCCGGTTGTTGTATGTTTCTAACAGTAAAAACGTGCAGATCTCCGGCGTAAAACTCATCAACTCCCCTTTCTGGACCAGCCACTACTACAAATGTGAAAATGTAAAGCTGCTCGACCTGCATATCTTTTCACCCAAAGCACCAGTGAAAGCGCCCAGTACCGATGCAGTGGATATTGACGGCTGTAAAAACTTCCTCATCAAAAACTGCTATATGTCGGTAAATGATGATGCAGTAGCGCTGAAAGGTGGCAAAGGCCCAACTGCCGATAAAGAACCTAACAACGGCAGCAACGAAAACATCATTATTGAAGATTGTACCTATGGCTTTTGTCATGGTGCGTTAACCTTTGGCAGTGAGTCTATCCACGACCGCAACATCATCCTGCGCCGCATTAAAATAAATAATGCAGAACGCCTGTTGTGGCTGAAAATGCGTCCCGACACACCACAGGATTATGAATACGTAGTGGTAGAAAACATTGAAGGCAGCAATATTGAAAACTTCATCTTTGTGCGTCCCTGGACGCAGTTCTTTGATCTGAAGGGCGAAAAAGCTACGCGCCAGTCATATTGCAAAAACATCACCATGCGCAATATCAACCTGGAATGCAATAACTTTTTCAATGTGGGTATAGCCGAAACGCATAGCAATACCAATGCTTTCGAATACCAGTTATCAGATTTTACGTTTGAGAACCTGACCGTAAAAGCAAAAAATTTCCTGAACATAGACACCTCTATCATTAAAAATTTCCAGCTGAAAAATGTAATCATCAACGGCGAGAAACGTTTTTAA
- a CDS encoding nucleotidyl transferase AbiEii/AbiGii toxin family protein yields the protein MYWNTVDPKLQTVLLQLMEESLFDSFRLVGGTALSLQLGHRMSIDIDLFTDALYGSIDFKVIDTYLRHHFAHVSPPWDNQPIGMGRGYVVGESVAREDLIKMDLYYTDQFIRPFMMAGNVRMATIEEIAAMKIDVVQREGRKKDFWDIHEMLTVLTLEQMIALHEERYPFNHDINTIHTNLSDFSNAEDDLDPICLRGKHWEFIKLELATAVEELKR from the coding sequence ATGTATTGGAATACGGTAGATCCCAAGCTACAAACAGTATTACTTCAATTGATGGAGGAAAGCCTATTTGATTCTTTCCGGCTTGTAGGTGGAACAGCACTTAGTTTACAGCTGGGACACCGGATGTCAATAGATATAGATTTATTTACTGATGCGCTTTATGGTTCAATTGATTTTAAGGTTATAGATACATACCTGCGCCATCATTTTGCTCATGTGAGTCCTCCATGGGATAATCAACCTATAGGGATGGGCAGGGGATATGTTGTTGGAGAAAGTGTAGCAAGAGAAGATCTGATTAAAATGGATTTATACTATACAGATCAATTTATTCGACCTTTCATGATGGCAGGAAATGTTCGCATGGCAACTATTGAGGAGATTGCTGCTATGAAAATAGACGTGGTGCAGCGGGAAGGACGAAAAAAGGATTTTTGGGACATTCATGAAATGTTGACTGTTCTTACGTTAGAGCAAATGATTGCATTACATGAAGAGCGTTATCCCTTCAATCATGATATTAATACTATTCATACCAATTTGTCTGACTTTAGCAATGCAGAAGATGATCTGGATCCTATTTGTTTAAGAGGAAAGCACTGGGAGTTTATTAAGTTAGAGCTTGCTACTGCTGTTGAGGAGTTAAAGAGATAA
- a CDS encoding helix-turn-helix transcriptional regulator, whose translation MMTTSKAIELMKGIHPGLVLERELKKRNIAKGPFALSIKEFPQTLGAITKGRRNMNANLAYRIEEALGMEEGFFMVLQAYYDMKLEKEKHQSKAKPDLSRIRPILFWDTDFDKLDWTRQKRAIIKRIFDRGLLSEKKEMIRFYGTDVVREVLPRKNRSSIKKDVLCIGIR comes from the coding sequence ATGATGACAACGAGTAAGGCTATAGAGTTAATGAAGGGGATTCATCCGGGGTTAGTACTGGAGCGGGAACTGAAAAAACGCAATATTGCGAAGGGCCCTTTTGCGTTGTCAATCAAGGAGTTTCCACAAACATTAGGAGCTATTACAAAGGGAAGGCGGAATATGAATGCAAACCTGGCTTATCGTATTGAAGAAGCGTTAGGAATGGAGGAGGGGTTCTTTATGGTACTACAGGCATACTATGATATGAAACTGGAAAAGGAAAAACACCAGTCTAAAGCTAAACCAGACCTTAGCAGAATACGACCTATTCTTTTCTGGGATACTGATTTTGACAAACTAGACTGGACCAGGCAAAAAAGAGCCATTATTAAACGCATTTTCGATAGAGGTTTGCTGAGCGAGAAAAAAGAAATGATACGTTTCTATGGTACTGATGTAGTGCGGGAGGTTTTACCTCGTAAGAATCGAAGCAGTATTAAAAAAGATGTTTTATGTATTGGAATACGGTAG